The Devosia sp. YIM 151766 genome includes a region encoding these proteins:
- a CDS encoding ABC transporter substrate-binding protein: MLNRRTLLGAISAVAMLASAGAPAFAQENYDIALISKGFQHQFWQAVKAGADQAGADLGVSVTFEGPESETQVDRQMDMLAAALSRNPDAIGFAALDSQAATPLLQQADAAGIPIIAFDSGVDSDIPLTTATTDNVAAAALAADVMAELIGGEGKIAVVAHDQTSRTGIDRRDGFVNRIAEAYPNIEIVSIQYGGGDQLQSTEITKSILLANPDLKGIFGTNEGSAIGVANGKQELNSDVVVIGFDSGAAQKGMVASGLMAGAITQNPVGIGYQTVQAAVAALKGEELPPIIDTGFYFYDAENMNNPEIAAVLYD, encoded by the coding sequence ATGCTCAATCGTCGTACCCTGCTTGGCGCCATCAGCGCCGTGGCCATGCTGGCCTCGGCCGGCGCTCCGGCCTTCGCACAGGAAAATTATGATATCGCCCTGATTTCCAAGGGCTTCCAGCACCAGTTCTGGCAGGCCGTGAAGGCCGGTGCCGATCAGGCCGGCGCCGATCTCGGCGTCAGCGTCACCTTCGAGGGCCCGGAAAGCGAAACCCAGGTCGACCGCCAGATGGATATGCTGGCCGCCGCCCTGTCGCGCAATCCCGACGCCATCGGCTTTGCCGCCCTCGACAGCCAGGCCGCCACGCCGCTGCTGCAGCAGGCCGATGCGGCCGGCATCCCGATCATCGCCTTCGACTCCGGCGTCGACAGCGACATCCCCCTGACCACGGCCACCACTGACAACGTCGCGGCTGCCGCCCTGGCGGCCGACGTCATGGCCGAACTGATCGGCGGCGAAGGCAAGATTGCGGTCGTTGCCCATGACCAGACCAGCCGCACCGGCATCGACCGCCGCGACGGCTTCGTCAACCGCATCGCCGAAGCCTATCCGAATATCGAGATCGTCTCGATCCAGTATGGCGGCGGCGACCAGCTGCAATCGACCGAAATCACCAAGTCGATCCTGCTGGCCAATCCCGACCTCAAGGGCATTTTCGGTACCAATGAAGGCTCGGCCATCGGCGTCGCCAATGGCAAGCAGGAACTGAACAGCGATGTCGTGGTCATCGGCTTCGATTCCGGCGCGGCGCAGAAGGGTATGGTTGCCTCCGGCCTGATGGCCGGCGCCATCACCCAGAACCCAGTCGGCATCGGCTACCAGACCGTGCAGGCCGCCGTCGCGGCGCTCAAGGGCGAGGAATTGCCCCCGATCATCGATACCGGCTTCTACTTCTATGACGCCGAAAACATGAACAACCCCGAAATCGCGGCTGTTCTGTACGACTAA
- a CDS encoding SDR family oxidoreductase yields the protein MSDLTGKLVLITAAAQGIGRASVEAFARAGARVVATDINAERLAELDGMDNVSTRVLDVLSAAAVNQAVAEIGQIDVLFNCAGVVHSGTVLEMSEADLDFALDLNVRAQIRTIKAVLPQMLERRDGAIINMATVASSVKGVPNRAAYTISKAAVVGLTKSIAADYTTANIRVNAICPGTVESPSLHERWHATGDFEGARKAFIARQPIGRIARPEEVADLAVYLAGATYTTGQVHIIDGGWTA from the coding sequence ATGTCAGACCTCACCGGAAAACTCGTTCTCATCACCGCCGCCGCGCAGGGCATTGGCCGCGCCTCGGTGGAGGCCTTTGCCCGCGCCGGCGCCAGGGTCGTCGCCACCGATATCAATGCGGAAAGGCTCGCCGAACTGGACGGCATGGACAATGTCTCGACCCGGGTGCTCGACGTGCTGTCCGCGGCGGCGGTCAACCAGGCCGTGGCCGAAATTGGTCAGATCGACGTGCTGTTCAATTGCGCCGGCGTCGTCCATTCCGGCACGGTGCTGGAGATGAGCGAGGCCGATCTCGACTTTGCCCTCGACCTCAATGTCCGGGCGCAGATTCGCACCATCAAGGCGGTCTTGCCGCAAATGCTGGAGCGCCGCGACGGCGCCATCATCAATATGGCCACCGTCGCCTCCTCGGTGAAAGGCGTGCCCAACCGCGCCGCCTATACGATTTCCAAGGCGGCGGTCGTGGGGCTGACCAAATCCATCGCCGCCGATTACACCACAGCCAATATCCGGGTGAACGCCATCTGCCCGGGCACGGTGGAGAGCCCGAGCCTGCATGAGCGCTGGCATGCGACCGGCGATTTCGAGGGCGCCCGCAAGGCCTTCATCGCCCGCCAGCCCATCGGCCGCATCGCCCGGCCCGAAGAAGTGGCCGATCTCGCCGTCTATCTGGCCGGCGCGACCTACACGACCGGACAGGTCCATATCATCGACGGAGGCTGGACGGCCTAG
- a CDS encoding L-fuconate dehydratase — translation MTKITTLTTHDLRFPTSASLDGSDAMNPDPDYSAAYVVLGTDGAHAGHGLTFTIGRGNEVVVTAIEALRERVIGLELDWIAENPGRFWRHVTGDSQLRWIGPDKGAMHLATGAVVNAVWDLLAKAANKPVWLYVAEMSPEQLVSIIDFRYLTDAITPEEALEIFRQAEPGKAERIARLRAEGYPCYTTSAGWLGYSNDKLTRLATEAVEAGFSHIKMKVGRDLDDDIRRLEIVRSIMGPDRQLMIDANQVWEVDQAIDWVNALQRFNPFFIEEPTSPDDVEGHRKIREAVAPVKVATGEMCQNRILFKQFITRGALDIVQIDACRIGGLNEVLSVLLMAAKYDKPVWPHAGGVGLCEYVQHLSMIDYLVISGTKEGRVIEFVDHLHEHFLDPCVIRNAAYMPPERAGFSIEMKAESISENTFRG, via the coding sequence ATGACCAAGATCACCACTCTCACCACCCACGACCTCCGCTTCCCCACCTCGGCATCGCTCGACGGGTCGGATGCGATGAACCCGGACCCCGATTACTCGGCGGCCTATGTCGTGCTCGGCACCGATGGCGCCCATGCGGGACACGGCCTGACCTTCACCATCGGCCGTGGCAATGAAGTGGTGGTGACCGCCATCGAGGCCCTGCGGGAGCGGGTGATCGGGCTGGAACTGGACTGGATCGCCGAAAATCCCGGCCGGTTCTGGCGCCACGTCACCGGCGACAGCCAATTGCGCTGGATCGGCCCCGACAAGGGCGCCATGCATCTGGCGACCGGCGCGGTGGTCAATGCCGTCTGGGACCTGCTGGCCAAAGCCGCGAACAAGCCGGTCTGGCTCTATGTCGCCGAGATGAGCCCCGAACAGCTCGTATCCATCATCGACTTCCGCTATCTGACCGATGCCATCACCCCCGAGGAGGCGCTGGAGATTTTCCGCCAGGCCGAGCCGGGCAAGGCCGAGCGCATCGCCCGATTACGGGCGGAGGGCTATCCCTGCTACACCACTTCGGCCGGCTGGCTGGGCTATTCCAACGACAAGCTGACGCGGCTGGCCACGGAAGCCGTCGAAGCCGGCTTCAGCCATATCAAGATGAAGGTCGGGCGCGATCTCGACGACGATATCCGCCGGCTCGAAATCGTCCGCTCGATCATGGGCCCGGACCGCCAACTGATGATCGACGCCAATCAGGTCTGGGAAGTCGATCAGGCCATCGACTGGGTCAATGCGCTTCAGCGCTTCAACCCCTTCTTCATCGAGGAGCCGACCAGCCCCGACGATGTCGAAGGCCATCGGAAAATCCGCGAGGCGGTGGCGCCGGTCAAAGTTGCCACCGGCGAAATGTGCCAGAACCGCATCCTGTTCAAGCAATTCATCACTCGCGGCGCCCTCGATATCGTCCAGATCGACGCCTGCCGCATCGGCGGCCTGAACGAAGTGCTCTCGGTGCTGCTCATGGCGGCCAAATATGACAAGCCGGTCTGGCCCCATGCCGGCGGCGTCGGCCTCTGCGAATATGTGCAGCACCTCTCGATGATCGATTATCTGGTAATATCGGGCACCAAGGAGGGGCGGGTGATCGAATTCGTCGACCATTTGCACGAGCATTTCCTTGACCCCTGCGTCATCCGCAACGCCGCCTATATGCCGCCGGAACGGGCCGGGTTTTCCATCGAGATGAAGGCGGAATCGATTTCGGAGAATACGTTCCGAGGCTGA
- a CDS encoding DeoR/GlpR family DNA-binding transcription regulator yields MTPAMRQAKIVELARQSGEVSVERLVDTFGVTPQTIRKDLNLLCEHGALKRTHGGAMHPSGVENVEYEARRQIAPAEKRAIGKAAAALIPDNASLIINIGTTTEAVSQALAGHRGLMVITNNINVANHLRLLPSVEVVIAGGVVRPADGGIVGEAAVDFIRQFKVDFAVIGVSAIDSDGALLDFDYREVKVAQAIIANARHVIVVSDSTKFTRTAPVRIGHLSQAHSFITDHCPLDSIRTLCAEAGVRLVETGV; encoded by the coding sequence ATGACCCCCGCTATGCGACAGGCGAAAATCGTCGAACTGGCCCGGCAATCGGGCGAGGTCAGCGTCGAACGGCTGGTCGATACGTTCGGGGTGACGCCGCAGACCATCCGCAAGGATCTCAACCTGCTTTGCGAGCACGGCGCGCTGAAGCGCACCCATGGCGGCGCCATGCACCCTTCGGGCGTCGAAAATGTTGAATATGAAGCGCGGCGCCAGATCGCCCCGGCGGAAAAGCGCGCCATCGGCAAGGCGGCGGCGGCGCTGATTCCCGACAATGCCTCGCTGATCATCAATATCGGCACCACAACCGAAGCGGTGAGCCAGGCGCTGGCGGGGCATCGCGGCCTCATGGTCATCACCAACAATATCAATGTCGCCAATCACCTGCGGCTGCTGCCTTCGGTCGAGGTCGTCATCGCCGGCGGCGTGGTGCGGCCCGCCGATGGCGGCATTGTCGGCGAGGCGGCGGTGGATTTCATCCGCCAGTTCAAAGTGGATTTCGCGGTGATCGGCGTCTCGGCCATCGATTCCGACGGCGCCCTGCTCGATTTCGACTATCGCGAAGTGAAAGTCGCCCAGGCCATCATCGCCAATGCCCGCCACGTGATCGTGGTGTCGGACAGCACCAAATTCACCCGCACCGCCCCGGTGCGGATCGGCCATCTCAGCCAGGCACACAGCTTCATCACCGATCACTGCCCGCTGGATTCGATCCGCACTCTCTGCGCCGAGGCCGGGGTGCGGCTGGTGGAGACCGGGGTTTAG
- a CDS encoding M81 family metallopeptidase, whose protein sequence is MRIAVAGLHTECSTYNPVLAREPDFRLLRGPAMLKDQYFDFLTHFPAEFITILHARAIAGGPVERRLYDRWKAEILDGLKAALPLDGVYLAMHGAMFVDTMFDAEGDFIAAVRELVGPDVLIAASYDLHGNISQRIIDNLDIFSTYRTAPHIDTPDTMRRAVTMLVRALKTATRPRLAWAPVPVLLPGERTSTQDEPARSFYAQLHQVEEPTGIWDASFQVGYVWADEPRATACAVVTGTDKAAMEQAALRLAQDYWDIREQFTFGMETGSIAECVDRALASPTHPVVLAESGDNPTGGGVGDRAEILAALLARDAQGVILAGIADQAATDAAYAAGIGARPRLHIGASLDPASIPVETEAEIVFLLETDEPRLREAVVRIGGMEVVLTARRRPFHNIADFTRLDLDPRHAKIVVVKSGYLSPELGPLANPGIMALSPGVVDQFVERTQRRHTPRPSYPFDKDFAFTPQVKWSARARD, encoded by the coding sequence ATGCGCATCGCCGTCGCCGGCCTGCATACCGAGTGCAGCACCTATAATCCCGTATTGGCGCGCGAGCCCGATTTCCGCCTCTTGCGCGGCCCCGCCATGCTCAAGGACCAGTATTTCGACTTCCTCACGCATTTTCCGGCGGAATTCATCACCATCCTGCATGCCCGCGCCATTGCCGGCGGCCCGGTGGAGCGTCGCCTCTATGATCGCTGGAAGGCTGAAATTCTCGACGGGCTCAAGGCGGCGCTGCCGCTGGATGGCGTCTATCTCGCCATGCATGGCGCCATGTTCGTCGACACCATGTTCGATGCCGAGGGCGATTTCATCGCCGCCGTGCGGGAACTGGTGGGGCCAGATGTGCTCATCGCGGCGAGCTATGACCTGCACGGCAATATCAGCCAGCGCATCATCGACAATCTCGACATCTTTTCCACCTATCGCACCGCACCCCATATCGACACGCCCGACACGATGCGCCGTGCCGTGACCATGCTGGTGCGGGCGCTGAAAACCGCAACCAGGCCCAGACTGGCCTGGGCTCCGGTGCCGGTGCTGCTGCCCGGCGAGCGCACCAGCACCCAGGACGAGCCGGCGCGCAGCTTCTATGCCCAGCTTCACCAGGTCGAGGAGCCGACCGGCATCTGGGATGCCTCGTTCCAGGTCGGCTATGTCTGGGCCGACGAGCCGCGCGCCACGGCCTGCGCCGTGGTGACAGGCACGGACAAAGCGGCGATGGAACAGGCGGCGCTGCGCCTGGCGCAGGATTATTGGGACATCCGCGAACAATTCACCTTCGGCATGGAAACCGGCTCCATCGCCGAATGCGTCGATCGCGCGCTGGCCAGCCCGACCCATCCGGTGGTGCTGGCCGAATCCGGCGACAACCCCACCGGCGGCGGCGTCGGCGACCGCGCCGAAATACTGGCCGCGCTGCTCGCCCGCGACGCCCAGGGCGTGATCCTGGCCGGCATTGCCGACCAGGCGGCGACCGATGCGGCCTATGCGGCGGGGATCGGGGCCAGGCCCAGGCTCCATATCGGGGCCAGCCTCGATCCGGCCAGTATTCCGGTCGAGACCGAGGCGGAGATCGTGTTCCTGCTGGAAACCGACGAACCGCGCCTGCGCGAGGCGGTGGTGCGGATTGGCGGCATGGAGGTGGTACTCACCGCCCGCCGCCGGCCATTCCACAATATCGCCGACTTCACCCGGCTGGACCTTGATCCGCGGCACGCCAAGATCGTGGTGGTGAAATCCGGCTATCTGTCGCCGGAACTGGGCCCGCTCGCCAATCCCGGCATCATGGCGCTGTCGCCGGGCGTGGTAGATCAATTCGTCGAACGCACCCAGCGCCGGCACACGCCCAGGCCGAGCTATCCCTTCGACAAGGATTTTGCCTTTACCCCGCAGGTGAAATGGTCGGCGCGGGCGCGCGACTGA
- a CDS encoding Gfo/Idh/MocA family oxidoreductase — MRVGIIGLGYRLGYLARVFSVARDDFEIVGYVDPAPAGLPYAEEHGVSVGKQYSSLDTLIDEGNLDLLMVGSPNHLHLEHIRTGLERGMKIFAEKPVVTSVEDTMALAELIGRYGSDNVMVGLVLRYAPLYVDLRRAQAEGRLGDIASIEASEHIPPYHGAFFMRDWRRYGKYAGSFMLEKCCHDLDLYNGVMGCRPRYVASFGGRRSFTPENAPQGAGANDLTEYYRKPSGWQGSDKVFDSDGDIIDFQTAIVQYENGAALTFHTNMNVPDDFRRFAVIGAKGMAEGDFIRNYFRVTDSRTSDRLEDKTYKTSDLSQHYGADEQMAEDILNHVLEGAPLPVSVTDALEAGLLALCMDEAMRTKSVVDMAPVWQRFDAALGGGQ, encoded by the coding sequence ATGCGGGTGGGGATTATCGGTCTTGGCTATCGTCTGGGTTATCTTGCGCGGGTCTTTTCCGTGGCGCGGGACGATTTCGAGATTGTCGGCTATGTCGACCCGGCCCCGGCGGGCCTGCCCTATGCCGAAGAGCACGGCGTTTCCGTCGGCAAGCAATATTCCAGCCTCGACACCCTGATCGACGAGGGCAATCTCGACCTGCTCATGGTCGGCTCGCCCAATCACCTGCATCTCGAGCATATCCGCACCGGGCTCGAGCGCGGCATGAAGATTTTTGCCGAAAAGCCGGTGGTGACCTCGGTTGAGGACACGATGGCCCTGGCCGAGCTCATCGGCCGCTATGGTTCGGACAATGTCATGGTGGGCCTGGTGCTGCGCTATGCGCCGCTCTATGTGGATCTGCGCCGGGCCCAGGCCGAGGGCCGGCTGGGCGACATCGCCTCCATCGAGGCCTCCGAGCACATCCCACCCTATCACGGCGCCTTCTTCATGCGCGACTGGCGGCGTTACGGCAAATATGCCGGCAGCTTCATGCTCGAAAAATGCTGCCACGACCTCGATCTCTATAACGGCGTCATGGGCTGCCGCCCGCGCTACGTCGCCAGCTTCGGCGGCCGCCGCAGCTTCACGCCCGAAAATGCGCCCCAGGGCGCCGGCGCCAACGACCTCACCGAATATTATCGCAAGCCCTCGGGCTGGCAGGGATCGGACAAGGTCTTCGACAGCGATGGCGACATCATCGATTTCCAGACCGCCATCGTCCAATACGAGAACGGCGCGGCCCTGACCTTCCATACCAATATGAACGTGCCCGACGATTTCCGCCGTTTCGCGGTGATCGGCGCCAAGGGCATGGCGGAAGGCGATTTCATCCGCAATTATTTCCGCGTCACCGACAGCCGCACCAGCGACAGGCTGGAGGACAAGACCTACAAGACCTCGGACCTGTCCCAGCATTACGGCGCCGACGAGCAGATGGCCGAGGATATCCTCAACCATGTCCTCGAAGGCGCGCCGCTGCCCGTATCGGTGACCGATGCGCTGGAAGCCGGGCTTCTGGCGCTCTGCATGGACGAGGCCATGCGCACCAAATCCGTCGTCGACATGGCCCCGGTCTGGCAGCGTTTCGATGCCGCCCTGGGCGGCGGCCAGTGA
- a CDS encoding sugar ABC transporter permease: MTSTRSATLFALALLAPALIYILTIVAYPLVDTIILSFTNASLRAEYDFVGWANYQRIFGAGNFTDVIIRTFVWTFFSVSMKMVIGMFGAMLLNAAIPGQTLFRILTMPPWIVPMAIGIFMWGWMYNGQFGMISGMLQNLGLTKGPIAFLAYGDTAFWATVVTDVWIGVPMVTIYFLAAMQSIPKDLHEAAWTDGAGRFYRFRRITLPLMVPAIITMSLLSLIATFNSFDIIWILTQGGPSGSTTTMIIDTYKTAIGSRKYGEGAARAVVISIFVTLFCIVYFRAVRRLQQGEAK; this comes from the coding sequence ATGACCAGCACCAGAAGCGCCACCCTGTTTGCCCTCGCCCTGCTGGCTCCGGCCCTGATCTATATCCTGACCATCGTCGCCTATCCGCTGGTCGATACGATCATCCTGTCCTTCACCAATGCCTCGCTCCGGGCCGAATACGATTTCGTGGGCTGGGCCAATTACCAGCGCATTTTCGGCGCCGGCAATTTCACCGACGTGATCATCCGCACCTTTGTGTGGACCTTCTTTTCGGTATCGATGAAAATGGTGATCGGCATGTTCGGCGCCATGCTGCTCAATGCCGCCATTCCCGGCCAGACGCTGTTCCGCATCCTCACCATGCCGCCCTGGATCGTGCCCATGGCCATCGGCATCTTCATGTGGGGCTGGATGTATAATGGCCAGTTCGGGATGATTTCGGGAATGCTGCAGAATCTGGGCCTGACCAAGGGCCCGATCGCCTTCCTCGCCTATGGCGACACCGCTTTCTGGGCCACCGTGGTCACCGATGTGTGGATCGGCGTGCCGATGGTGACCATCTATTTCCTCGCCGCCATGCAGTCGATCCCCAAGGACCTGCACGAAGCGGCCTGGACCGACGGGGCCGGGCGTTTCTACCGCTTCCGCCGCATCACCCTGCCGCTGATGGTGCCGGCCATCATCACCATGAGCCTGCTCTCCCTCATCGCTACCTTCAATTCCTTCGACATCATCTGGATCCTGACCCAGGGCGGGCCTTCCGGCTCGACCACCACGATGATCATCGACACCTACAAGACCGCCATCGGCTCGCGGAAATACGGCGAGGGCGCGGCGCGCGCCGTGGTCATCTCCATCTTCGTGACGCTGTTCTGCATCGTCTATTTCCGCGCCGTCCGCCGGCTCCAGCAGGGAGAAGCCAAATGA
- a CDS encoding carbohydrate ABC transporter permease, producing the protein MIDRYKWYEIAGLYAGMAVFMFFVLAPFIEGFLVSLKPLAQLFSTPYSFIPRNGSFDAYINMWTSVPALGLHIFNSFFISTVVTLIVVAIVVPAAYAFARFNFAGAGLMLGGFLAVNMFSGAVLLIPLFRLMRTMGLLNTYWAMIVPGAAFLIPSSVWLLRTYMLRIPRELDEAAWVDGASRLYTLRRVILPLAMPGIVVVAIMTFIGAYAQQFIFALTFNSKTEFMPLPIGLFAFFGKQEVVWNELMAASFVGILPVMIVIVFLQRYLVAGLTAGAVKQ; encoded by the coding sequence ATGATCGACCGCTACAAGTGGTATGAGATCGCCGGCCTTTATGCCGGCATGGCGGTGTTCATGTTCTTCGTGCTGGCGCCGTTCATCGAAGGTTTTCTGGTGTCGCTGAAGCCTTTGGCGCAGTTATTCTCGACGCCCTACAGCTTCATTCCCAGGAACGGCTCCTTCGACGCCTATATCAATATGTGGACCTCGGTGCCGGCTTTGGGCCTGCACATCTTCAACTCCTTCTTCATCTCGACCGTGGTGACGTTGATCGTCGTCGCCATCGTGGTGCCGGCCGCCTATGCCTTTGCCCGCTTCAACTTTGCCGGAGCCGGGCTGATGCTGGGCGGGTTCCTGGCGGTCAACATGTTTTCCGGCGCCGTGCTGCTCATCCCGCTCTTCCGGCTGATGCGCACCATGGGCCTGCTCAACACCTATTGGGCGATGATCGTGCCCGGCGCCGCCTTTCTCATTCCCTCGTCCGTCTGGCTGTTGCGCACCTATATGCTGCGCATTCCGCGCGAGCTGGACGAGGCCGCCTGGGTCGATGGCGCCTCGCGCCTCTACACTTTGCGCCGGGTCATCCTGCCGCTGGCCATGCCGGGCATCGTCGTGGTCGCCATCATGACCTTTATCGGCGCCTATGCGCAGCAATTCATCTTCGCGCTGACCTTCAACTCCAAGACCGAATTCATGCCGCTGCCAATCGGGCTCTTCGCCTTTTTCGGCAAGCAGGAAGTGGTCTGGAACGAGCTGATGGCGGCCTCTTTCGTCGGAATCCTGCCGGTCATGATCGTCATCGTGTTCCTGCAGCGCTATCTCGTCGCCGGCCTCACCGCCGGCGCCGTGAAGCAGTAA
- a CDS encoding extracellular solute-binding protein codes for MQKSIGLLAVSMLALASAAPAAYAQDQEISFINCGDTLTEGYAEYFAEWEAANPGFKVAPEVVGWGQCQDKVTTLAAAGNPVALAYVGSRTLKQFAENDLIVPVPMSEEEKAAYYNYVPDTVTFDGTQWGVPVAFSTKALFWNKDLFEEAGLDPDTPPKTWEEKIAFAKQISENTDAAGYGLVAKTFDNTMHQFLHWVYTNDGSVIDADGNITLNSPQVLAALQAIKDIVPYSEEGPTAYEQNEVRAIWLDGGVAMIEASVNAGILADEAGMNWGVADLPLGPDAKGPGTLLITDALAVFKGSGVEDQATSLAKFITEGERQWAAEMAQGLTPLRPLEPQTSELVAENAYWQPFLDGIEFGGPEPLFNDYIGLQNVMIEMVQSVVIGAAEPEAALERAAGELEQYK; via the coding sequence ATGCAAAAATCCATCGGTTTGCTGGCCGTATCGATGCTGGCTTTGGCCAGTGCCGCCCCGGCCGCCTATGCCCAGGATCAGGAAATTTCCTTCATCAATTGCGGTGACACCCTGACCGAAGGCTATGCCGAATATTTCGCCGAATGGGAGGCTGCCAATCCCGGCTTCAAAGTGGCCCCCGAAGTCGTGGGCTGGGGCCAGTGCCAGGACAAGGTGACGACGCTGGCCGCCGCCGGTAACCCGGTCGCCCTGGCCTATGTCGGCTCGCGCACCCTCAAGCAGTTCGCCGAGAACGATCTGATCGTTCCCGTCCCGATGAGCGAGGAAGAAAAGGCCGCCTATTACAATTACGTGCCCGATACCGTCACCTTCGACGGCACCCAATGGGGCGTGCCGGTGGCCTTCTCCACCAAGGCCTTGTTCTGGAACAAGGACCTGTTCGAGGAAGCCGGCCTCGATCCCGACACCCCGCCCAAGACGTGGGAAGAAAAGATCGCCTTCGCCAAGCAGATCAGCGAAAATACCGACGCGGCTGGCTACGGCCTCGTCGCCAAGACCTTCGACAATACCATGCACCAGTTCCTGCATTGGGTTTACACCAATGACGGTTCGGTCATCGATGCCGACGGCAATATCACCCTGAATTCGCCGCAGGTCCTGGCCGCGCTTCAGGCCATCAAGGATATCGTGCCCTATTCCGAAGAAGGCCCGACCGCCTACGAGCAGAACGAAGTTCGCGCCATCTGGCTCGATGGTGGCGTCGCCATGATCGAAGCCTCGGTCAATGCCGGCATTCTGGCCGACGAAGCCGGCATGAATTGGGGCGTCGCCGATCTGCCGCTGGGTCCGGACGCCAAGGGCCCCGGCACCCTGCTCATCACCGACGCGCTGGCCGTGTTCAAGGGCTCGGGTGTCGAGGATCAGGCGACCAGCCTCGCCAAGTTCATCACCGAAGGCGAGCGCCAATGGGCCGCTGAAATGGCCCAGGGCCTCACGCCCCTGCGTCCGCTCGAGCCCCAGACCAGCGAGCTTGTGGCCGAAAACGCCTATTGGCAGCCCTTCCTCGACGGCATCGAGTTTGGCGGTCCCGAGCCGCTGTTCAACGATTATATCGGGCTGCAGAACGTCATGATCGAGATGGTTCAGTCGGTGGTGATCGGCGCCGCCGAGCCGGAAGCCGCCCTTGAAAGGGCTGCCGGCGAGCTCGAGCAGTACAAGTAA
- a CDS encoding ABC transporter ATP-binding protein, translating into MSQLSLKHLEKSFGDARIIKGIDLNVSEGEFVVFVGPSGCGKSTLLRMIAGLEDVSEGQIEIGGRIVNDLPPVRRGIAMVFQSYALYPHMSVYENIAFPLRVEKLPQAEVDQRVAAAAKVLQLESRLQHRPGQLSGGQRQRVAIGRAIVRQPKIFLFDEPLSNLDAALRSEMRIELMELHKRLGSTMIYVTHDQVEAMTMADKIVVLDAGTIAQVGSPLELYHRPDNLFVAGFIGSPKMNFISGKVRSADGNRALIDLGALGTIQLPRTSTAIAGQDVTLGIRPEHLGLGAGDFSIETVPNIVEQLGIHTITYSTLPAGENFIGLFEGNPELTDDKPVKVSFAADKVHLFDAKGLAVY; encoded by the coding sequence ATGTCGCAGCTGAGCCTCAAGCATCTCGAAAAATCCTTCGGCGATGCCCGCATCATCAAGGGCATCGACCTCAATGTGTCCGAGGGCGAATTCGTGGTTTTTGTCGGCCCCTCCGGCTGCGGCAAGTCCACCCTGCTGCGCATGATCGCCGGCCTGGAAGACGTGTCCGAGGGCCAGATCGAGATCGGCGGCCGCATCGTCAACGATCTGCCGCCGGTGCGGCGCGGCATCGCCATGGTGTTCCAGTCCTATGCGCTCTATCCGCATATGAGCGTCTATGAAAACATCGCCTTTCCGCTGCGCGTCGAAAAATTGCCGCAGGCGGAAGTCGACCAGCGCGTCGCCGCCGCCGCCAAGGTGCTCCAGCTCGAAAGCCGTTTGCAGCACCGTCCCGGCCAATTGTCCGGTGGCCAGCGCCAGCGCGTCGCCATCGGCCGCGCCATCGTGCGCCAGCCCAAGATCTTCCTCTTCGACGAGCCGCTGTCCAATCTTGACGCCGCGCTCCGCTCCGAAATGCGCATCGAGCTGATGGAATTGCACAAGCGGCTCGGCTCGACGATGATCTATGTGACCCATGATCAGGTCGAGGCCATGACCATGGCCGACAAGATCGTCGTACTCGATGCCGGCACCATCGCCCAGGTCGGCTCGCCCCTCGAACTTTACCACCGGCCCGACAATCTTTTCGTCGCCGGCTTCATCGGCAGCCCCAAGATGAACTTCATCTCCGGCAAGGTGCGCAGCGCCGATGGCAATCGGGCATTAATCGATCTGGGCGCGCTGGGCACGATCCAATTGCCTCGCACCAGCACCGCTATTGCCGGACAGGACGTCACGCTGGGCATCCGCCCCGAGCATCTGGGGCTCGGCGCCGGCGATTTCAGCATCGAGACCGTGCCCAATATCGTCGAGCAGCTGGGCATCCATACCATTACCTATTCCACCCTGCCGGCCGGTGAGAATTTCATCGGCCTGTTCGAGGGCAATCCCGAGCTCACCGATGACAAGCCCGTCAAGGTGAGCTTTGCCGCCGACAAAGTGCATCTGTTCGACGCCAAGGGTCTGGCCGTGTACTAG